In Balnearium lithotrophicum, the following proteins share a genomic window:
- a CDS encoding DUF2460 domain-containing protein produces MKFYPTEIPSLPNGTLKTVTFKTLVSNLENGREFRRRKWLFPKRSFRLKYDVLTQEQADTLWNFFIEHQGAYKPFLFQFPYKTKHYNEFVAQADGSQKVFDLPSKDAQDVVIYFDGNPVGGFFFLPEGGEYGKDRVEFKEPPPAGALITADFYGYLVITARFAEDSLSSEIFKAYLQRVGIGIVEVR; encoded by the coding sequence GTGAAGTTTTACCCGACTGAGATTCCGAGTCTGCCAAACGGAACTTTGAAAACCGTTACATTTAAAACTCTCGTGTCCAACCTTGAAAACGGCAGGGAATTTCGTAGGAGAAAATGGCTCTTTCCAAAGAGAAGCTTTCGGCTCAAATACGACGTTCTAACACAAGAGCAAGCTGATACACTCTGGAATTTTTTCATAGAGCATCAAGGAGCTTACAAACCATTTCTCTTTCAGTTTCCCTACAAAACAAAACACTACAATGAATTTGTGGCACAGGCAGACGGAAGCCAAAAAGTCTTTGACCTTCCATCAAAGGATGCCCAGGACGTTGTTATCTACTTTGACGGCAATCCTGTAGGTGGATTTTTCTTTCTTCCAGAGGGAGGAGAGTACGGAAAGGATAGAGTGGAGTTTAAGGAGCCTCCTCCTGCTGGTGCTTTGATAACGGCCGACTTCTACGGTTATTTAGTGATTACGGCAAGGTTTGCAGAAGATTCTCTATCCTCTGAAATCTTTAAGGCTTACCTGCAGAGAGTGGGCATAGGAATCGTGGAGGTTAGATAA
- a CDS encoding phage tail protein, whose protein sequence is MGFFHKIGHFFSSTLGSALLLGASFIPFFTPISTIWKIAIVATAFAGSYAAAKYQQSLLKRSFGKISAGGYLANTRSTQSQIPVVYGRCRVGINWIWAATSGNNNEYLYIVGTLSEGPIEKVEEIWLDGKPLVGVKEIEKSESKVVKKITNQRINKVKLTVSYPKLLLSSRADTLEIARGETVDKGSYTVSFSNDGTVTVEGKVIDNVCVKWSYEWDDYTSLTKVCKESKPVYQRINSVTFNEFSTDGGNTWFKSPNDLVEWDYVVGGEDNFNSKFGGLFDEVKNLGFTDNVPYTACLIVRLKWATVKSGNVIQPRWSGVPNITAVVNGRTVDNKGTGFNKDNPALILLDYLTNTRYGLGIPEEKIDIESFLEVAQYCDEQGFSFNGVIYDSSAKDVVELLCNHFRGILIKSGGKYKLKYKNLYFESPVMKFDEADYIEGSFSYDLPSRTRIPNSIKVEYIDPVMNDTPNTLTLEVQDDVTVEENPIDIKLYGVDRLGAKRLGAYFLERARLNHTVTFTTTTKALPLEPGDIISVTYKDFGIENQLFRVEEIRQVDDDTVSVVAVIEDYKLYNEDIDLEIRNVDVTDLPSPNDPPLPVVPSVLESTELDKDGTPMSYVVVSWPLTEGYIDHYEVWVNESGTWELAGITKAPPYKVLVKAGETYKVKVIPVTIFGIKADWEESPEVSISVAGITEGPVFSGGLSTSIDNTKKLLTATWSRVTDKDFDHFTVTVYKKDTNEILDQYFTSTNKITIPLNYESDITIGVKAVNTSGVASEEFRETIIRNPLFPLIVGHLSCAGNVLIINPWKPLNGNLTIKTPIFLVRDFFSKGFAGLRSGNLTTDQLTGLGFYFDNVVPYNDSQKTCHIYKFSLTGDLSLIDTIELPEAKAHPFYRTDTSPLYVAAWLDVFDSNFYVAYLENKDNPTYLKILKNGSDWKTLDISSETANVYGFNCRVFVFENEEFIAAYDYEDSDLNWHWKVYSSRTNSWISTEKLASSGNIFPQKMNDGIFYITNDSSLSPAEQYRKIDLNLNNTFLANADHFRAYNPYERNWYIGYVDDYLYRLTQDGKTETWWYAVWNKA, encoded by the coding sequence ATGGGATTCTTTCACAAGATAGGGCACTTCTTTTCTTCTACATTAGGGAGTGCTTTACTTTTGGGGGCTTCCTTCATTCCTTTTTTCACTCCGATTTCTACAATCTGGAAAATTGCAATAGTTGCAACAGCTTTTGCAGGTAGTTACGCTGCTGCTAAATATCAGCAGTCTCTTTTAAAGAGGTCCTTTGGAAAAATTTCTGCAGGGGGGTATTTAGCTAATACCCGCTCTACACAGAGTCAAATCCCTGTGGTTTATGGAAGGTGCAGGGTTGGGATTAACTGGATTTGGGCGGCAACTTCAGGAAATAATAACGAGTATCTCTACATAGTGGGAACCCTTTCCGAAGGTCCTATTGAGAAAGTGGAAGAAATTTGGTTAGACGGAAAACCTCTTGTAGGAGTGAAGGAAATAGAAAAATCAGAAAGCAAGGTTGTGAAGAAGATAACTAATCAGAGGATTAATAAGGTTAAGCTTACTGTAAGCTATCCAAAACTTCTATTATCATCAAGAGCCGACACTTTAGAAATCGCAAGGGGAGAAACAGTTGATAAAGGAAGTTATACTGTCAGTTTTTCTAATGATGGAACTGTAACTGTTGAGGGAAAAGTTATTGACAATGTCTGTGTTAAATGGAGTTATGAGTGGGATGATTATACAAGCTTGACAAAGGTCTGCAAGGAATCCAAGCCTGTTTATCAAAGAATTAATTCCGTTACCTTTAATGAGTTTTCTACAGACGGGGGGAATACTTGGTTTAAAAGCCCTAACGATTTAGTTGAATGGGACTACGTCGTAGGTGGTGAGGATAACTTTAATTCAAAGTTTGGAGGGCTATTCGACGAGGTGAAGAATCTCGGATTCACTGACAATGTCCCTTATACTGCATGTCTTATTGTAAGACTCAAATGGGCAACTGTGAAATCCGGAAACGTTATTCAACCCCGCTGGTCAGGAGTTCCGAACATAACGGCAGTTGTAAACGGTAGAACTGTGGACAATAAGGGAACAGGCTTCAATAAGGATAATCCCGCTCTTATCCTCCTTGATTACCTCACAAATACAAGATACGGCCTTGGAATACCAGAAGAGAAAATAGACATAGAGAGCTTTCTTGAAGTAGCTCAATACTGTGATGAGCAGGGGTTCTCTTTCAATGGAGTAATCTACGATTCGTCTGCAAAGGATGTTGTGGAGCTCCTCTGCAATCATTTTAGGGGAATTCTTATAAAGAGTGGAGGGAAGTACAAACTCAAATACAAAAATCTCTACTTTGAATCTCCAGTTATGAAGTTTGACGAGGCAGACTACATTGAGGGTTCTTTCTCCTACGACTTACCATCAAGAACGAGAATTCCAAACTCCATAAAGGTTGAGTACATAGACCCCGTTATGAACGATACTCCTAATACTCTAACCCTTGAAGTTCAAGACGATGTAACCGTTGAAGAAAATCCGATAGATATAAAGCTCTACGGTGTAGATAGACTTGGAGCTAAAAGGCTTGGAGCTTACTTCCTTGAAAGGGCAAGGCTTAATCATACAGTTACATTCACAACAACTACAAAAGCCCTCCCCTTAGAACCCGGGGACATAATCTCTGTTACCTATAAAGACTTCGGAATAGAGAATCAACTCTTTAGGGTGGAGGAAATCAGACAGGTTGACGATGATACGGTTTCCGTTGTTGCAGTTATAGAAGACTACAAACTCTACAATGAAGATATAGACCTTGAAATAAGAAATGTTGACGTTACAGACTTGCCATCCCCCAATGACCCCCCTCTGCCTGTAGTCCCTTCCGTCTTAGAGTCCACTGAGCTTGATAAAGACGGAACCCCTATGAGCTACGTTGTTGTTAGTTGGCCTCTAACAGAGGGATATATAGACCATTACGAGGTTTGGGTAAATGAGAGTGGGACCTGGGAATTGGCAGGGATAACGAAAGCACCCCCCTACAAAGTCTTGGTCAAAGCAGGTGAAACCTACAAAGTGAAGGTCATCCCTGTAACGATTTTCGGAATAAAGGCAGACTGGGAGGAGTCTCCGGAGGTTTCTATCTCCGTGGCTGGTATAACAGAAGGACCTGTTTTTTCTGGGGGACTGTCCACCAGTATAGACAACACAAAGAAACTCCTAACAGCTACCTGGTCAAGGGTAACTGATAAGGATTTTGACCATTTCACGGTAACTGTCTATAAGAAGGATACTAACGAAATCTTAGACCAATACTTTACATCTACTAACAAAATTACCATTCCGTTAAACTATGAAAGTGATATAACAATTGGAGTTAAAGCCGTTAATACTTCAGGGGTAGCTTCAGAGGAATTTAGAGAAACCATAATAAGAAATCCTTTATTTCCTCTTATTGTAGGGCATCTGAGCTGTGCTGGAAATGTTTTAATTATTAATCCCTGGAAGCCGCTAAACGGTAACCTTACAATAAAAACCCCTATCTTTTTGGTTAGGGATTTCTTCTCCAAAGGGTTTGCAGGACTCAGGTCAGGAAACCTAACAACAGACCAGCTAACCGGTTTGGGGTTTTATTTTGATAATGTAGTTCCTTATAACGATTCTCAGAAAACCTGTCATATTTATAAATTTTCACTAACAGGGGATTTATCACTTATTGACACAATAGAGCTACCGGAGGCTAAGGCTCATCCGTTCTATAGGACAGATACCTCTCCACTTTACGTTGCTGCATGGTTGGATGTTTTTGACTCTAACTTTTATGTAGCTTACTTAGAAAACAAAGATAATCCTACGTACTTAAAAATCTTGAAAAACGGTTCTGACTGGAAAACTCTTGATATTTCGTCAGAAACAGCGAATGTGTACGGGTTTAACTGTAGAGTTTTTGTTTTTGAAAACGAGGAGTTTATAGCGGCTTATGATTACGAAGATAGCGATTTAAACTGGCATTGGAAAGTTTATTCTTCAAGAACAAACTCTTGGATTTCTACAGAAAAACTTGCAAGTTCAGGCAATATTTTCCCTCAGAAGATGAACGATGGGATTTTCTATATAACTAACGACTCTTCTCTTTCTCCGGCAGAACAGTACAGGAAGATAGACTTGAACCTCAACAATACTTTTCTTGCCAATGCCGACCACTTTAGGGCTTACAACCCTTATGAAAGAAATTGGTATATAGGGTATGTAGATGATTATCTCTACCGTTTGACTCAGGACGGTAAAACAGAAACCTGGTGGTATGCTGTTTGGAATAAAGCCTAA
- a CDS encoding DUF2163 domain-containing protein, which yields MQSLPSETLKRLESLFSTTCLLLVFYLEEPLRFANLDIDVWYEGKRYVSVPFKIDEVSRDGRLTSDTLVVTFDNVSLIPASTFLNGDKRGNGAEVKYALIDDFGKPVSVFSVFDGIIDQVRIKDGTAEITLVSDLTRFSKNTFRKHIALCPWRFKDQNCKYSGPAFSCDKTYETCQKLGNTKHFGGFRYLPNIMEKQLPWGRKK from the coding sequence ATGCAGTCTTTACCCTCTGAAACCCTTAAACGACTTGAAAGCCTTTTTTCTACTACCTGTTTACTCTTGGTCTTTTACCTTGAAGAACCCTTAAGGTTTGCAAATCTTGACATAGATGTCTGGTATGAGGGGAAAAGGTACGTTTCCGTTCCCTTCAAAATAGACGAGGTTTCAAGGGATGGGAGATTAACCTCAGATACCTTGGTAGTTACCTTTGATAACGTTTCCCTAATTCCTGCCTCAACGTTTTTAAACGGAGATAAGAGAGGGAACGGGGCAGAAGTTAAGTATGCCCTGATAGATGATTTTGGGAAACCTGTATCGGTCTTTTCTGTTTTTGACGGGATAATCGACCAGGTAAGAATTAAGGATGGAACTGCTGAGATTACGTTGGTAAGTGACCTTACCCGTTTTTCCAAAAATACTTTTAGAAAGCACATAGCCCTATGTCCATGGAGATTTAAAGACCAGAACTGTAAGTATTCGGGACCAGCATTTTCCTGCGATAAAACTTACGAAACCTGTCAAAAGCTTGGTAATACAAAGCATTTTGGGGGGTTCCGCTATCTTCCGAACATAATGGAAAAACAGCTTCCTTGGGGAAGAAAAAAGTGA